The Candidatus Nitrosymbiomonas proteolyticus genome has a segment encoding these proteins:
- a CDS encoding polyketide cyclase / dehydrase and lipid transport yields the protein MPTVETSVWIDAPLARVYEIAKDNASFPEFMSDVKSLEIVETEGSRVVSDWVGIVPQFLLKVRWRQEDIWDDEAHVCKFRQLSGDYDQLEGSWSFGEENGGTRFDSVVEYEYNVPTLGPLVRKVVHSIVVKNMDNVLGAIKKRAEQAA from the coding sequence ATGCCCACCGTCGAAACCAGCGTTTGGATCGATGCCCCGCTCGCCCGGGTCTACGAGATCGCCAAAGACAACGCGTCATTCCCCGAGTTCATGAGCGACGTGAAATCGCTTGAAATCGTCGAAACCGAAGGCAGCCGCGTCGTCAGCGATTGGGTGGGAATCGTCCCGCAGTTCCTCCTCAAGGTGAGGTGGCGTCAAGAGGACATCTGGGACGACGAGGCGCATGTCTGCAAGTTTCGACAACTCTCCGGAGATTATGACCAGTTGGAGGGTTCATGGTCGTTCGGCGAGGAGAACGGCGGCACGAGGTTCGACAGCGTGGTCGAGTATGAATACAACGTGCCGACGCTCGGACCCCTCGTCCGCAAGGTCGTTCATTCCATCGTCGTCAAGAACATGGACAACGTCTTGGGAGCGATCAAGAAGCGGGCCGAGCAGGCCGCGTAG